The genomic stretch tttctctctctcgctctctctctgtatcagtGTCTGTCCGTCCCTCTGTCTCACTAAATGTTTATTCGCCTGTGCTATCTTTGCGTCAGTCGgcctgtgtgtcagtgtaggTCTGACTGTTTTTGCCCATGCACGCGGTCGGTTAGGACATACAGCGTGCATTAACACTGAGTATGACACTTCCATCCATGCGTTCTTGTCCATTTAAACAGAAGGGGTCCAAGTCGACCAAACGTGGGTGCAATCACTGTAGGTGCACTTCCTGTGGGCGTGTTCCCGGGTGCATTTCCTGCAGGAAAGTACGATACCACTCGATCTCGCTCCAAGCACGTGACTCACATGagtcaatatcaatcaatcaatatgaggcttatattgctatttcatatgttacgtggatttccattggtcaattgggcaaaactgagctcattgtaaaagtgatatcgacgacatttccgtcgatatcagttttgatatcgacgaactctttattgcttccccactttaaaaaaaaaaccacctacatttaaaaacaaaaacatatatatgaaaatgtaatgatcccagaatgtagttgagcaagtgactaaagactttttgaacaaaaagacattttgaaatactgaaaagtacaagaaaagagtgaacaaaagaaataataatcagagggagggatatggaacagccaaaactgagacaaatacttttgtaatttctttacagtaaatacaaaatgtccagagaattagcaatatatctaacattgacggactgtgtgatgatatcttctgctattggtctgtttcgacagtgatatcaaaatctcgacctccggtctcgattttgatatcactgtctcaacagaccatagcagaagatatcatcacacagtccgtcaatattgggtaatatcgcgcgtattccgtgggtacagttctaagcgcagggatttatttattttttattttatttttattttatgcaatttatatcgcgcacataattattcaaggcgcagggatttatttatgccgtgtgagatggaatttattttacacaatacatcacgcattcgcatcggccagcagatcgcagccatttcggcgcatatcctacttttcacggcctattattccaagtcacacgggtattttggtggacatttttatctatgcctatacaattttgccaggaaagacccttttgtcaatcgtgggatctttaacgtgcacaccccaatgtagtgtacacgaagggacctcggtttttcgtctcatccgaaagactagcatttgaacccaccacctaggttaggaaaggggggagaaaattgctaacgccctgacccagggtcgaactcgcaacctctcgctccTCTTCATAGACATCCAAAATGCGGTTGGACAGGAACACTGGATGGATTGACATTTCTTCAATAAAAATAACCTGCAACACTAAATCGTATCTCTTTGAAAACTAAAGAAAAGGATAGAAAAAGATCAAATGTTACCGATGTGGCCATACATCACGGCCAAGCGGCTGAACATTTTGCCAAAAGACAAGtgttgaaaggcatcccgcaatattcacgaaatgtcaaccagaccatattcataactgtacaggactatattagacagacgggcaggttccgtaaatgagcctctatacttcactcattacatttattagacactgtcatgcgacatgctgcctgacaaatttttccccataacctctctcatgttcttttgttgttttccgacttatcaattatgtctcgatttatgcgcaatgtagtgacttttcctctgatcacaatacgcattaactttgtgcgagtgtcttatgtgcacttattacaattgaaaaaatcccctcaaatattggcgctccaagtcttcttcttcttcttcttctttttccctttaagctagctactagctagctgccctttccccacctcctgtatcaccaaccccttcccattttctgcttgtttgtgtatctgttttgtcttttgttttgtttttcgtttcctgaaaggagctaatgtacttattccgccatcatgctaacctttgttttgtaattactatgattgcttaaaataagcattatatgcttgagtatgtaatcatccatgcattgttcttgtcatgattaaaattgaataaagttttgtttaaaccaagtgttgtctaattagtgtttgtctgagCACtgaaaagaccgctgggtcgatatatctgtcaacgtaatgttttgttttgtcaataatcaaacgttccaacaacatacctttcttgtgtgtttttttattcacagcgagatcggcaaaacgctacaggaaaTGCATGCACTCGGGTGCATTCCTTCTCTACAGGAAAACCGCCTGCAGGAAGTGCACCTACAAGGAATGCACCTTTGTTTGGTCGACCCAGACCCCCTCCTGCTCTTCTTTGCTCACTGGACAGTGGGGGAAACTGGCCGATTAGGAACGTGTGCCACGTGCGTGCAAACGTGTCAAAGGGGTCCgggggaaaggggggtgggggtggggggcgctGTGGATGCAGATGGGAAGTTTTGTTCACCGACAGACACCTCGGTGACGGCGAATTAACGCATCAGACAATGACGAATCATCTAGATCTGACAGGCCCGCGTGAACGGTTCCATCCAACAATGAGATTTCCTGTCTAGCCTGGCACAGAGCGCATCGGTTAGCCCTCTCACTGTGAGGTGAAGTTGGTATGACTGCAGTACAGGAGTAAAGTAGGTCACTGTGTATTGTGAAGAAAGAAGTCATCAGACGACGGTTCTTGTTGTTAACATGACTGCAGTACAGGAGTAAAGTAGGTCACTGTGTATTGTGAAGAAAGAAGTCATCAGACGACGGTTCTTTTTGTAAACATGTCTGCTCACTCGCTTCATTTGCCATCTCTCACTTAACTTTTAAAATTACTTCCTGCCCGCCTCCCTAATTACCCTCCTCTAATTTCCCCAACAATCActacacctccccccccccccaaaaaaaaggggTTCAGGTACCAAGGCATATGTTGGGTATATCctcttgacacacacacgcacacgcacacacacacacggcacaaacacacacacacatacacacacacacacacacacacatacacactcacacacacacaaacacacacacattattacataaagagaaagagagagcggggCGGGGGTAGAGAGaaatacagatagacagacagagagaaacttGTCCCATGTACATCATCTTCATCGTATAAGAGACACACCATAATTATATCATAGCCCGTGTCAATTATTTTGTGCCATTGTGACGAATTACGCCCGTCTGCATTGGCCATTGTGTCAGTCAGAGGCCAATGATTGTGTCCGTGGGTGAGACACCTCGTTATGGTCAGGCCGTGTCATTTGAGTGACGCCGCTCTTAATTAGCTCTATTATCTCGAGAGACAGGGAACCGGATGTAGTCCACAAGTAATAACAGTGGAAGTATCAGCAGCActaacagcaacagcagcagtagtagCAACAGGAGCTGCAGTAGTAGCAACAGGAGCTGCAGTAGTAGCAACAGGAGCTGCAGTAGTAGCAACAGGAGCTGCAGTAGTAGCAACAGGAGCTGCAGTAGTAGCAACAGGAGCTGCAGTAGTAGCAACAGGAGCTGCAGCAGTAGCAACAGGAGCTGCAGTAGTAGTAACAGGAGCTGCAGTAGTAGCAACAGGAGCTGCAGCAGTAGCAACAGGAGCTGCAGTAGTAGTAACAGGAGCTGCAGTAGTAGCAACAGGAGCTGCAGTGGTAGCAACAGGAGCTGCAGTAGTAGCAACAGGAGCTGCAGTCATATAGCAAGacactggaacccccctttaaagccCAACACAAAAATCTGATGAAAAtgaggtcttaacaaggagtgTGTTTTGATATGgaggtttgaacccacgacctcccgatcacggggcggacgccttaccactaggccaaccgtgccgggtcatacctaagactttaaaattgtcaatctagtggctgctccgcctggcgtctggcattatggggttagtgctaggactggttggtccggtgtcagaataatgtgactgggtgagacatgaagcctgtgctgcgacttctgtcttgtgtgtggctcacgttaaatgtcaaagcagcaccgccctgatatggcccttcgtggtcataTGGAGGTACATTTATAGAGGCCTTATGGACAGAATGTTTTTTTAAACCAaggtcataaaaggggggtAAATCTTAACATTAGTTGGGTCTTaatgggaggttccactgtggcAGTACAGCCAAACCTGCACTTGCGACGACTTGCGACCACTTGCGACCACTTGCCTAGTTACGACCACCCGAAAGAAACCCCAACCAGGTTCTTTCTTATGATTCATCTtttcataacgaccacctgacTGTTAGGTCCGCTTTTGCCTGGTCCCTGGGGTGGTCAGGTGtaggagtagtagtagtagtagtagtagtagtggtagtggtagtagtagtagtggtagtagtagtagtagtacaagTAGTAgtgttagtagtagtagtggtagaagtagtagtagtagtagtagtggtagtagtagtagtagtagtggtagtagtaatattagtagtagtagtggtagtggtagtagtagtagtggtagtag from Littorina saxatilis isolate snail1 linkage group LG16, US_GU_Lsax_2.0, whole genome shotgun sequence encodes the following:
- the LOC138949862 gene encoding mucin-7-like yields the protein MTAAPVATTAAPVATTAAPVATTAAPVTTTAAPVATAAAPVATTAAPVTTTAAPVATAAAPVATTAAPVATTAAPVATTAAPVATTAAPVATTAAPVATTAAPVATTAAVAIDVL